Proteins encoded together in one Stigmatella aurantiaca window:
- a CDS encoding DUF423 domain-containing protein has product MRMWIVLGAANAFLSVAAGAFGAHALKARLSQDLLTIFETGARYHMYHALGLLAVGLVAQDRPSGLLSGAGWAMQVGIVLFSGSLYALALSGVRALGAITPLGGVGFLVGWVLLALGAWRQAG; this is encoded by the coding sequence ATGCGGATGTGGATTGTTCTGGGGGCGGCCAACGCGTTTCTGTCCGTGGCGGCGGGGGCCTTCGGCGCCCATGCCCTGAAGGCCCGGCTCTCCCAGGATCTGCTGACCATCTTCGAGACCGGGGCGCGCTACCACATGTACCACGCGCTCGGGCTGCTCGCCGTGGGGCTCGTGGCCCAGGACCGGCCCTCCGGCCTGCTCTCGGGGGCAGGCTGGGCCATGCAGGTGGGAATCGTCCTCTTCTCGGGCAGCCTGTACGCGCTGGCGCTCTCGGGCGTCCGGGCGCTGGGCGCCATCACCCCCCTGGGCGGCGTGGGCTTCCTGGTGGGGTGGGTGCTGCTGGCGCTCGGGGCCTGGCGCCAGGCGGGGTAA
- a CDS encoding amidohydrolase family protein, with protein sequence MLDGHFVIDAVTHAYNLHPSNYRAGRYAESLAQLIFGLHSTFSDGAYQIPEKERFLKNWSVHELAHMLFAESCIDLAVYHVLPLQTLYHDGLCSYEKARIIKRRYPDRFLLYAGVDPLRGTAALEELEQQVEALQPSGLKLYPAAWLGESFRHTGWRMDDARIAFPLFERALKLGVKNIAVHKGLPMGAVPIEAYKVDDIGGAADAFPGLNFEIVHGGMAFLDETGMQLSLFPNVYVNLEVTGALIVKRERWFAEALAALLKWAGPSRIMWGSGAVFCHPQPALHKFWHHFQLPEDLVSVAGMQLTPEIKRMILCDNYARYAGIDIQAHQARLANDSFSQLRAGKLAAPYSFQGDGHDD encoded by the coding sequence ATGCTTGACGGTCACTTTGTCATTGATGCGGTCACCCACGCCTACAACCTGCATCCGTCCAACTACCGCGCGGGGCGGTACGCCGAGTCGCTGGCCCAGCTCATCTTCGGGCTGCACAGCACCTTCTCGGATGGGGCGTACCAGATTCCGGAGAAGGAGCGCTTCCTCAAGAACTGGTCCGTCCACGAGCTGGCGCACATGCTCTTCGCCGAGAGCTGCATTGATCTCGCCGTCTACCATGTGCTGCCGCTCCAGACGCTCTACCACGACGGGCTGTGCTCGTATGAGAAGGCGCGGATCATCAAGCGGCGCTACCCGGACCGCTTCCTGCTCTACGCGGGCGTGGACCCCTTGCGCGGCACGGCGGCCCTGGAGGAGCTGGAGCAGCAGGTGGAGGCGCTCCAGCCCAGCGGACTGAAGCTCTACCCGGCCGCGTGGCTGGGCGAGTCCTTCCGGCACACCGGCTGGCGCATGGACGATGCGCGCATCGCCTTTCCGCTGTTCGAGCGGGCGCTCAAGCTGGGCGTCAAGAACATCGCGGTCCACAAGGGGCTGCCCATGGGCGCGGTGCCCATCGAGGCCTACAAGGTGGACGACATCGGCGGGGCGGCGGATGCCTTCCCCGGGCTGAACTTCGAGATCGTCCACGGTGGCATGGCGTTCCTCGACGAGACGGGGATGCAGCTGTCGCTGTTCCCCAACGTGTACGTGAACCTGGAGGTGACCGGGGCGCTCATCGTGAAGCGCGAGCGCTGGTTCGCCGAGGCGCTGGCCGCGCTGCTGAAGTGGGCGGGCCCCTCGCGCATCATGTGGGGTTCGGGCGCGGTGTTCTGCCACCCGCAGCCGGCGCTTCACAAGTTCTGGCACCACTTCCAGCTGCCGGAGGACCTGGTGAGCGTGGCGGGCATGCAGCTCACGCCGGAGATCAAGCGGATGATCCTCTGCGACAACTACGCGCGCTACGCGGGCATCGACATCCAGGCCCACCAGGCCCGCCTCGCCAACGATTCCTTCTCCCAGCTTCGCGCCGGGAAGCTGGCCGCGCCCTACAGCTTCCAGGGGGATGGCCATGACGATTGA
- a CDS encoding metal-sulfur cluster assembly factor, with product MTIEGELLGRIGSIPDPCSLATGVPVSIQEMGLIQGLEYAGGQVTVRMQITSPMCMMAAYFMREIEQRLASHADVQSVQVVFDTALNWTPEDIAPEARQRLLERRIQTIGGRMLPRPAAR from the coding sequence ATGACGATTGAGGGGGAGCTGCTGGGACGGATTGGCTCCATTCCGGATCCGTGCAGCCTCGCCACGGGCGTGCCGGTGAGCATCCAGGAGATGGGGCTCATTCAGGGACTGGAGTACGCGGGGGGGCAGGTGACGGTGCGCATGCAGATCACCTCGCCCATGTGCATGATGGCCGCCTACTTCATGCGCGAGATTGAACAGCGCCTGGCCTCCCACGCGGACGTCCAGTCCGTGCAGGTGGTGTTCGACACGGCGCTGAACTGGACGCCCGAGGACATCGCCCCCGAGGCGCGTCAGCGGCTGCTGGAGCGGCGCATCCAGACGATTGGCGGGCGGATGTTGCCCCGGCCCGCGGCCAGGTGA
- the grxC gene encoding glutaredoxin 3, whose amino-acid sequence MLTLRGMVPITLYTKSTCPFSKKAKQLLDEKGVPYEEIAIDLAPSKRDEMIAVSDGRTTVPQIFIAGRHIGGYEDLLKLESMGQLDALLERSGDQPSL is encoded by the coding sequence GTGCTTACCCTGCGGGGCATGGTCCCCATCACGCTCTACACCAAATCCACCTGCCCTTTCTCGAAGAAGGCCAAGCAGCTGCTCGACGAAAAAGGCGTCCCCTACGAGGAGATCGCCATTGATCTGGCCCCCTCGAAGCGGGACGAGATGATCGCCGTGTCGGACGGGCGGACGACGGTGCCGCAGATCTTCATCGCGGGCCGCCACATCGGTGGCTACGAGGATCTCCTGAAGCTTGAGAGCATGGGACAGCTCGACGCGCTGCTCGAACGCTCGGGTGATCAGCCCAGCCTTTAG
- a CDS encoding alpha amylase C-terminal domain-containing protein — protein sequence MTDTKINRPVLNPVVAPAPAKAPASSNTVGATKSPAARTALSKDGFESVARPGARGADAFETLGRGGGQAGVAGLHAVLPLAASSATVAAPVKRSITFTYDAGPHSPLTDVKLKGSWDARGRHSGQWEGAAVPMRSLGNGKWEATVELQDDGLPRNWEWGVTADGPSGDDQWAVMGEGNLKLDLSKPAATYTPVTSHLMGAQRRGENLSFRFWAPDARGVHAKVTDPEGNVQRIPLSRQEGGDWATDVPGGWKALEGQSYVYEVVDSTGATSERPDPYARQMMGEQRGVDRLYLDPVKGREENRYFPGATELMRFTIDDEADAESAYLVLKDESGQPLSADALRARLGEFDTSLVDTLHGGAFNDFWSKNVEADGRIRMTNEGGAWVSLVNNPEKLAGLRYEFQVFEKDGQGGLRLRDDANGDGAYSAAERRASPHNDPWSDLLTPGSGVSFRGSVITDPSGFQFKHDQAPREKDPAKWVVYQLHVGSFLGDAKNSDRSTLEDLLGKLDYFKELGVNTLELLPTNEVEGSRNWGYLGVNSLATESSFGFEDERGRWVSGTEALQRFIDEAHGKGLNVISDVVYNHVHGDHNGMWNLGGPENPFFNWSKEPGQFEQRDTPWGAVPAYHNPKVKQFFVDHAVQQIAELKFDGLRFDFTEPIKGVGGKDGWEMLREINRQVHFINPHTWTVAEQFDYDPSISRPAQADGTGGGFDAQWYTEYQHRLVNDNSKPGLIQAASRGMRTDMDAFVNLLTAPRGLDAWKKALTIISNHDEVGNAQRTLNTAEGAHPTDFPDQWSRNAARFAAGIGFASPGIPMFFQGDESGAQNDFRWGNPSTWDSGWGWEQLGKDWNWEQVTFNDGQKATYERLFAMAPEARARDAAYQGLGATDRQVFAHLAGLAPEQRTEAMLDITRKQQFAFYRDAIALRHASPAFRADAEVKGVYTHNDDSVMAFSRKSGNEEYLVIGSLNRQNLEGYRLPLPPGNWQEVLNSDAGAYGGHGMGNSGATLSGGAQAKLNLPAAGYVVLKRV from the coding sequence ATGACTGACACGAAAATCAACCGGCCTGTGCTGAACCCTGTGGTGGCTCCCGCTCCGGCCAAGGCTCCTGCCTCCTCCAATACCGTGGGGGCCACCAAGAGCCCCGCGGCCCGCACCGCCCTGTCCAAGGATGGGTTCGAGTCCGTGGCCCGTCCGGGCGCCCGGGGCGCGGATGCCTTCGAGACGCTGGGGCGGGGCGGAGGCCAGGCCGGCGTGGCGGGCCTTCACGCCGTGCTCCCGCTGGCGGCCTCCTCCGCGACGGTGGCCGCGCCCGTGAAGCGCTCCATCACCTTCACCTATGACGCGGGGCCGCACAGCCCGCTCACGGACGTGAAGCTCAAGGGGAGCTGGGATGCCCGCGGGCGCCACAGCGGCCAGTGGGAGGGGGCGGCCGTCCCCATGCGCTCGCTGGGCAACGGCAAGTGGGAGGCCACGGTGGAGCTTCAGGACGATGGCCTGCCCCGCAACTGGGAGTGGGGCGTCACCGCGGATGGCCCCTCCGGCGATGACCAGTGGGCGGTGATGGGCGAGGGCAACCTCAAGCTGGACCTGTCCAAGCCCGCGGCCACCTATACCCCGGTCACGTCCCACCTGATGGGCGCGCAGCGGCGGGGGGAGAACCTGTCCTTCCGGTTCTGGGCCCCGGACGCGCGCGGAGTCCACGCCAAGGTGACGGACCCCGAGGGCAACGTGCAGCGCATCCCCCTGTCGCGCCAGGAGGGGGGCGACTGGGCCACGGACGTCCCGGGCGGGTGGAAGGCCCTGGAGGGCCAGTCCTACGTCTATGAGGTGGTGGACTCCACGGGGGCCACCAGCGAGCGGCCGGACCCCTATGCCCGGCAGATGATGGGCGAGCAGCGCGGCGTGGACCGGCTCTACCTGGATCCGGTGAAGGGCCGCGAGGAGAACCGCTACTTCCCCGGCGCCACCGAGCTGATGCGCTTCACCATCGACGACGAGGCCGATGCCGAGAGCGCCTACCTCGTCCTCAAGGATGAGAGTGGCCAGCCGCTGTCCGCGGACGCGCTGCGCGCGCGGCTGGGCGAGTTCGACACCTCGCTCGTGGACACGCTCCACGGCGGGGCCTTCAACGACTTCTGGTCGAAGAACGTCGAGGCGGACGGCCGCATCCGGATGACGAACGAGGGCGGCGCCTGGGTGTCGCTCGTCAACAACCCGGAGAAGCTCGCGGGCCTGCGCTACGAGTTCCAGGTCTTCGAGAAGGACGGTCAGGGCGGGCTGCGGCTGCGCGACGACGCCAACGGGGACGGGGCCTACAGCGCCGCGGAGCGCCGGGCCTCGCCGCACAATGATCCCTGGAGCGACCTGCTCACCCCGGGCAGTGGCGTGTCCTTCCGCGGCTCGGTCATCACAGACCCCTCGGGCTTCCAGTTCAAGCACGACCAGGCGCCGCGCGAGAAGGATCCGGCCAAGTGGGTGGTGTACCAGCTCCACGTGGGCAGCTTCCTGGGGGACGCGAAGAACTCGGACCGCTCCACCCTGGAGGACCTGCTGGGCAAGCTGGACTACTTCAAGGAGCTGGGCGTCAACACGCTGGAGCTGTTGCCCACCAACGAGGTGGAGGGCAGCCGCAACTGGGGCTACCTGGGCGTCAACAGCCTGGCCACCGAGAGCTCGTTCGGGTTCGAGGACGAGCGCGGCCGGTGGGTCAGCGGCACCGAGGCGCTCCAGCGCTTCATCGACGAGGCGCACGGCAAGGGGCTCAACGTCATCTCGGACGTCGTCTACAACCACGTGCACGGGGACCACAACGGCATGTGGAACCTGGGCGGCCCCGAGAACCCCTTCTTCAACTGGTCGAAGGAGCCGGGCCAGTTCGAGCAGCGGGACACGCCCTGGGGCGCGGTGCCCGCCTACCACAACCCCAAGGTGAAGCAGTTCTTCGTGGACCACGCGGTGCAGCAGATCGCCGAGCTGAAGTTCGACGGCCTGCGCTTCGACTTCACCGAGCCCATCAAGGGCGTGGGCGGCAAGGACGGCTGGGAGATGCTCCGGGAGATCAACCGCCAGGTGCACTTCATCAACCCCCACACGTGGACGGTGGCCGAGCAGTTCGACTACGACCCGTCCATCTCCCGGCCCGCGCAGGCGGACGGCACGGGGGGCGGCTTCGACGCGCAGTGGTACACCGAGTACCAGCACCGGCTCGTCAACGACAACAGCAAGCCCGGCCTCATCCAGGCGGCCTCGCGCGGCATGCGCACGGACATGGATGCGTTCGTGAACCTGCTGACGGCACCCCGGGGCCTGGACGCGTGGAAGAAGGCGCTCACCATCATCTCCAACCACGACGAGGTGGGAAACGCCCAGCGCACCCTGAACACGGCCGAGGGCGCGCACCCCACGGACTTCCCGGATCAGTGGTCGCGCAACGCCGCGCGCTTCGCGGCGGGCATCGGCTTCGCCTCGCCGGGCATTCCCATGTTCTTCCAGGGGGATGAGTCGGGCGCGCAGAACGACTTCCGCTGGGGCAACCCCTCCACCTGGGACAGCGGCTGGGGCTGGGAGCAGCTGGGCAAGGACTGGAACTGGGAGCAGGTGACGTTCAACGACGGGCAGAAGGCCACCTACGAGCGGCTCTTCGCGATGGCCCCGGAAGCCCGCGCGCGCGATGCCGCCTACCAGGGGCTGGGCGCCACGGACCGGCAGGTGTTCGCGCACCTGGCGGGCCTCGCGCCGGAGCAGCGCACCGAGGCCATGCTGGACATCACCCGCAAGCAGCAGTTCGCGTTCTACCGGGACGCCATCGCGCTGCGTCACGCCAGCCCGGCCTTCCGCGCCGATGCCGAGGTGAAGGGCGTCTACACGCACAACGACGACTCGGTGATGGCCTTCTCCCGCAAGTCCGGCAACGAGGAGTACCTCGTCATCGGCAGCCTCAACCGCCAGAACCTGGAGGGCTACCGGCTGCCGCTGCCCCCCGGCAACTGGCAGGAAGTGTTGAACAGCGATGCCGGCGCGTACGGCGGCCACGGCATGGGCAACTCCGGCGCCACGCTCAGCGGCGGCGCCCAGGCGAAGCTCAACCTGCCGGCCGCGGGCTACGTGGTGTTGAAGCGCGTCTAG
- a CDS encoding DUF4032 domain-containing protein: MPPTGLTSIQIRQGHPDFLDLPWHLPLAEWEGHSSRLVQVPRGLSRHEVLFVSYGRAIYALKELPPRLGQREYEALRGLEERELPSVRAVGLVRARTSEEVGGEESSVLITLFLEGSLPYRTLFMNQGLERYRERLLDAMASLLVRLHLGGFYWGDCSLSNTLFRRDAGELQAYAVDAETSEIHEKLSDGQRQQDLLIMEENVAGGLADLAAVVQLPRALDVYETGTHIRKRYERLWEEINKEIPVAKNESYRIHERIRALNDLGFSVGEVDLVAQPGVSDHLRMRTIITDRNYHRHQLHNLTGIVAEERQATLLLNELQELRATLTRELNRSIPLSTAAFRWLEERFHPTIQQLQPVVGTTEVSEVYCQVLEHKWFLSEREKKDVGLQRAIVDYMELRKRQKDLTMNMLLLGGPASPSLPRAEPAPAQAPIRAGDGRQEPPGGGA, translated from the coding sequence ATGCCACCGACCGGGCTCACCTCCATCCAGATCCGCCAGGGGCATCCCGACTTTCTGGATCTGCCCTGGCACCTGCCCCTCGCCGAGTGGGAGGGCCACAGCTCCCGGCTCGTCCAGGTGCCGCGCGGCCTGTCCCGCCACGAGGTGCTCTTCGTCAGCTACGGCAGGGCCATCTACGCCCTCAAGGAGCTGCCGCCTCGCCTGGGCCAGCGGGAATACGAGGCCCTGCGGGGGCTGGAGGAGCGGGAGCTGCCCTCGGTGCGGGCCGTGGGGCTGGTCCGGGCGCGCACCTCGGAGGAGGTTGGAGGGGAGGAGAGCAGCGTGCTCATCACCCTCTTCCTGGAGGGCTCCCTGCCGTACCGGACCCTGTTCATGAACCAGGGCCTGGAGCGCTACCGCGAGCGGCTGCTGGATGCGATGGCCAGCCTGCTCGTCCGCCTGCACCTGGGCGGCTTCTACTGGGGGGACTGCTCGCTCTCCAACACGCTCTTCCGCCGGGACGCGGGGGAGCTCCAGGCCTATGCGGTGGACGCCGAGACGTCCGAGATTCACGAGAAGCTCTCGGATGGGCAGCGCCAGCAGGACCTGCTCATCATGGAGGAGAACGTCGCCGGCGGGCTGGCGGACCTGGCCGCGGTGGTGCAACTGCCCCGGGCGCTGGACGTGTACGAGACGGGGACGCACATCCGCAAGCGCTACGAGCGGCTCTGGGAGGAGATCAACAAGGAGATCCCCGTGGCGAAGAACGAGAGCTACCGCATTCACGAGCGCATCCGCGCCCTGAATGATCTCGGCTTCTCCGTGGGCGAGGTGGACCTGGTGGCCCAGCCGGGGGTGAGCGACCACCTGCGCATGCGGACCATCATCACGGACCGCAACTACCACCGCCACCAGCTCCACAACCTCACCGGCATCGTCGCCGAGGAGCGCCAGGCCACGCTGCTGCTCAACGAGCTCCAGGAGCTGCGCGCCACGCTCACGCGCGAGCTCAACCGCAGCATCCCCCTGAGCACCGCCGCCTTCCGCTGGCTGGAGGAGCGCTTCCACCCCACCATCCAGCAGCTCCAGCCCGTCGTCGGCACCACCGAAGTCTCCGAGGTGTACTGCCAGGTGTTGGAGCACAAATGGTTTCTGTCCGAGAGGGAGAAGAAGGATGTGGGCCTCCAGCGGGCCATCGTGGACTACATGGAGCTGCGCAAGCGCCAGAAGGATCTCACGATGAACATGCTGCTGCTCGGGGGGCCGGCCTCTCCCTCGCTTCCCCGCGCGGAGCCCGCACCCGCGCAGGCGCCGATTAGGGCGGGCGATGGCCGCCAGGAGCCCCCAGGTGGAGGGGCCTAG
- a CDS encoding hybrid sensor histidine kinase/response regulator, which produces MDQWALRFFESSAGMLAVLHPDGRILQANAAWTGVVGWTPGALKAGSYQRFAHPEDLPAVEAQLGGLSGAQGAVSLCFRWRCQDGAWVRLSWSVVSSGDEEGLLFCTVKPPAATVSKEEVGSWSFSDNLPFGLYLMESHSERILYANHRFCQLAGIEKVEALIRQGSLSHAQLLEHHLPAPIAEAFFQARAGTYTPPPVALEEREVRLPNGRLLRRLSTPMATAGGELSYALYLFEDITERRRTEDALQRSELNFQKLIEGMPDGIFVHRDRRFIYVNNALRRALGYEHAKELLGKPIWSIVHPDDLGTVRDRVHSVANRREIAPLHEIRYLRRDGSWYDAESTGMPIEFDGKEAVVVIARDITERKRMQAQLLQTDRMALVGTLAAGVGHEINNPLSYVLANLNLALEGLRGFTHTCGCALEPGQAANLQELEELLVEAQEGANRVRNIVRDLKSFSRQDAERRTEVNIQESIDFSIKMAAAELRHRAHLIRKYEPVPPVHADTSRLGQVFLNLLMNAAQAIPEGSSARNHITVWVRPGPPGQVAVDVSDTGAGISPEVRDRIFDPFFTTKPAGVGTGLGLSICHGIIRSLGGDISVRSELGKGTTFTLLLPEASGACAPTLPPPLPARRAGHSGRILVIDDEPSVGRSLSRLIGSQHQVTVVESGREGIAKLSSSESFDVILCDLMMPDITGMEVYEQICEAKPELAGRFIFITGGSFTPRSRQFLEAVPEQWIEKPFDAQQLHLFIEKALSGHYA; this is translated from the coding sequence ATGGATCAGTGGGCTCTTCGCTTCTTCGAGTCGTCAGCCGGGATGCTCGCCGTGCTGCACCCGGACGGAAGGATTCTCCAGGCCAACGCCGCCTGGACAGGGGTGGTGGGGTGGACCCCCGGCGCCCTGAAGGCCGGGAGCTACCAGCGCTTCGCGCACCCGGAGGATCTCCCCGCCGTGGAGGCGCAGCTGGGGGGGCTCTCCGGCGCGCAGGGGGCCGTGAGCCTGTGCTTCCGCTGGCGGTGCCAGGACGGCGCCTGGGTGCGGCTGTCCTGGAGCGTGGTGTCCTCCGGGGACGAGGAGGGGCTGCTGTTCTGCACGGTGAAGCCCCCGGCCGCCACGGTCTCCAAGGAGGAGGTCGGCTCCTGGAGCTTCAGTGACAACCTGCCGTTCGGGCTGTACCTGATGGAGTCCCACTCGGAGCGGATCCTCTACGCCAACCACCGGTTCTGCCAGCTGGCGGGCATCGAGAAGGTGGAGGCGCTCATCCGCCAGGGCTCGCTCTCCCACGCGCAGTTGCTCGAGCACCACCTCCCGGCGCCCATCGCGGAGGCCTTCTTCCAGGCGCGGGCAGGCACGTACACGCCGCCGCCGGTCGCGCTGGAGGAGCGCGAGGTGCGGCTGCCCAACGGCAGGCTGCTGCGAAGGCTCTCGACGCCCATGGCCACGGCCGGGGGCGAGCTGTCCTACGCGCTGTACCTGTTCGAGGACATCACCGAGCGCCGCCGCACCGAGGATGCGCTGCAGCGCTCGGAGCTGAACTTCCAGAAGCTCATCGAGGGCATGCCGGACGGCATCTTCGTGCACCGGGACCGGCGCTTCATCTACGTCAACAACGCGCTGCGCCGGGCGCTCGGCTACGAGCACGCGAAGGAGCTCCTCGGCAAGCCCATCTGGAGCATCGTCCACCCGGATGATCTCGGCACCGTGAGGGATCGCGTCCACTCGGTGGCCAACCGCCGGGAGATCGCCCCGCTGCATGAGATCCGCTACCTGCGGCGCGATGGCTCCTGGTACGACGCCGAGAGCACGGGCATGCCCATCGAGTTCGATGGCAAGGAAGCGGTGGTGGTGATCGCCCGCGACATCACCGAGCGCAAGCGGATGCAGGCGCAGCTGCTGCAAACTGACCGGATGGCGCTGGTGGGCACGCTGGCCGCCGGCGTGGGCCACGAGATCAACAACCCGCTCTCCTACGTGCTCGCCAACCTCAACCTGGCGCTGGAGGGGCTGCGGGGCTTCACCCACACGTGTGGCTGCGCCCTCGAGCCGGGGCAGGCCGCGAACCTCCAGGAACTGGAGGAACTGCTCGTGGAGGCGCAGGAGGGGGCCAACCGGGTGCGCAACATCGTGCGCGACCTCAAGAGCTTCTCCCGGCAGGACGCGGAGCGCAGGACCGAGGTGAACATCCAGGAGTCCATCGACTTCTCCATCAAGATGGCCGCCGCGGAGCTGCGCCACCGCGCCCACCTCATCCGCAAGTACGAGCCCGTGCCGCCCGTCCACGCGGACACCTCACGCCTGGGGCAGGTCTTCCTCAACCTGCTCATGAACGCGGCCCAGGCCATTCCCGAGGGCAGCTCCGCCCGTAACCACATCACCGTCTGGGTCCGCCCCGGGCCCCCGGGCCAGGTGGCCGTGGACGTGAGCGACACCGGGGCGGGCATCTCCCCGGAGGTGCGCGACCGCATCTTCGATCCGTTCTTCACCACCAAGCCCGCGGGGGTGGGCACGGGGCTGGGGCTCTCCATCTGCCACGGCATCATCCGCAGCCTGGGCGGGGACATCTCCGTGCGCAGCGAGCTGGGCAAGGGCACCACCTTCACCCTGCTGCTGCCGGAGGCCTCCGGCGCCTGTGCCCCCACGCTGCCCCCCCCCTTGCCCGCACGCCGCGCGGGCCACAGCGGCCGGATCCTGGTCATCGACGATGAGCCGTCGGTGGGCCGCTCGCTCTCACGGCTCATCGGCTCCCAGCATCAGGTGACGGTGGTGGAGAGCGGGCGCGAGGGCATCGCGAAGCTGTCCTCCTCCGAATCCTTCGATGTCATCCTCTGCGATCTGATGATGCCGGACATCACCGGGATGGAGGTGTACGAGCAGATCTGCGAAGCCAAGCCCGAGCTGGCCGGGCGCTTCATCTTCATCACCGGGGGCTCTTTCACGCCGCGCTCGCGCCAGTTCCTGGAGGCGGTGCCGGAGCAGTGGATCGAAAAGCCCTTCGACGCACAGCAACTCCACCTCTTCATCGAGAAGGCCCTGAGCGGTCACTATGCTTGA
- a CDS encoding ATP-binding protein, with amino-acid sequence MTVRWKVLLIVGLTTGLVLLMGLTLLLATQRSQHSRDRLMLIQGQNESLARLHLASEQYLRGLLRARDRGTSTQPLQLEMMALIAREEALLQHTTAAEEALSPDEQEDEWAHTQTLLAALRSWTTEAEARVRALPLETSPLTTEWRLFEEFENNVGQLITAAQEAEYQERIEHLNRAQIRLKKQAWLAILLPAISCALLLGLVLIILVPMNRSLKALMQAARRIGEGNFEVKLPENPKDELGTLAHAFNQMASELGKTLEEKQRLMKAEAEATERHFRHYNALLEQTVHTRTAQLEQANTQLRDSLRQLEEAQSRLIFADRMASMGRLAAGVGHEINNPLSYVLSNLNYLSRELQPGRPAPSAEEKLELMDALNSAREGAERVRLIVKDLRTLSRPDDMNTEPVDLGEVVRGAVKLAERELRDHARLVEDYGGLPRVRGNATRLGQVFLNLLINAAHAIRQGGKAANEIRIHARPSGSRHVRVEVSDTGCGIPQENLTRVFEPFFTTKPVGEGTGMGLSVCHSIITALGGELHVQSQVGEGTTFSLLLPVMDDAHSGESQAVLS; translated from the coding sequence ATGACAGTCCGCTGGAAGGTGCTCCTGATCGTGGGATTGACCACGGGGCTGGTGCTCCTCATGGGACTGACGCTCCTGCTCGCCACGCAGCGCAGCCAGCACTCGCGCGACCGGCTGATGCTCATCCAGGGGCAGAACGAGAGCCTCGCGCGCCTGCACCTGGCCTCGGAGCAGTACCTGCGCGGCTTGCTGCGCGCCCGGGACCGGGGGACCAGCACCCAGCCACTCCAGCTCGAGATGATGGCGCTCATCGCCCGCGAGGAGGCCCTGCTCCAGCACACCACGGCCGCGGAAGAGGCGCTGAGCCCTGACGAGCAGGAAGATGAATGGGCGCACACCCAGACGTTGCTCGCGGCCCTGCGCAGCTGGACCACCGAGGCCGAGGCGCGCGTCCGCGCGCTGCCCCTCGAGACGAGCCCCCTCACCACCGAGTGGCGGCTGTTCGAGGAGTTCGAGAACAATGTCGGCCAGCTCATCACGGCCGCGCAGGAAGCGGAGTACCAGGAGCGCATCGAGCACCTGAACCGGGCGCAGATCCGGCTGAAGAAGCAGGCCTGGCTGGCGATCCTCCTGCCCGCCATCTCCTGCGCCCTGCTGCTGGGGCTGGTGCTCATCATCCTGGTGCCGATGAACCGGTCCTTGAAGGCCCTGATGCAGGCGGCGCGCCGCATCGGTGAGGGGAACTTCGAGGTCAAGCTCCCCGAGAACCCGAAGGACGAGCTGGGAACGCTGGCCCATGCGTTCAACCAGATGGCCTCCGAGCTGGGAAAGACGCTGGAGGAGAAGCAGCGGCTGATGAAGGCCGAGGCCGAGGCCACCGAGCGGCACTTCCGCCACTACAACGCGCTGCTGGAGCAGACGGTACACACCCGCACGGCGCAGCTGGAGCAGGCCAACACCCAGCTGCGCGACAGCCTGCGGCAGCTCGAGGAGGCGCAGTCCCGGCTCATCTTCGCCGACCGGATGGCCTCCATGGGGCGGCTCGCCGCCGGCGTGGGCCATGAAATCAACAACCCACTCTCCTACGTGCTCAGCAACCTCAACTACCTGTCCCGGGAGCTGCAACCCGGCCGCCCGGCGCCCTCCGCGGAGGAGAAGCTGGAGCTGATGGATGCGTTGAACTCGGCGCGCGAGGGCGCCGAGCGGGTGCGCCTCATCGTGAAGGATCTCCGGACCCTGTCGCGCCCGGATGACATGAACACGGAGCCGGTGGACCTGGGCGAAGTCGTCCGCGGCGCGGTCAAGCTGGCCGAGCGGGAGCTGAGGGATCACGCCCGGCTGGTGGAGGACTACGGCGGCCTGCCGCGCGTCCGGGGCAACGCCACCCGCCTGGGCCAGGTCTTCCTCAACCTGCTCATCAACGCGGCGCACGCCATCCGCCAGGGCGGCAAGGCCGCGAACGAGATCCGCATCCACGCGCGCCCGAGTGGCTCCCGCCACGTGCGGGTGGAGGTGAGCGACACGGGCTGTGGCATTCCGCAGGAGAACCTGACGCGCGTCTTCGAGCCGTTCTTCACCACCAAGCCGGTGGGGGAAGGCACGGGGATGGGCCTCTCGGTCTGCCACAGCATCATCACCGCGCTGGGCGGTGAGCTTCACGTCCAGAGCCAGGTGGGTGAAGGCACGACGTTCTCCCTCCTCCTGCCCGTCATGGACGACGCCCACTCCGGCGAGTCTCAGGCCGTCCTCTCCTGA